In Mycetocola spongiae, the genomic stretch CGGCCGCTCCGATTCCGCGCAGCCAGCTCTCCAGATAGCGCAGGGCCACCGAAACATTGCCGCGCACCCCGGCATCGCTCACGGCCCGGTCGATGCCCGCCATATTAAGCAGGTCGGGAGCGCTTATCCGCACATCCTCGCGCAGCACCTCCAGCTGATTGGGCCGGGAGCCCAGCACCCGCGTGAACTCCTCCTCGGCGATCGGCACCAGATCGGGATGGGCCACCCAGGTGCCGTCAAATCCCGCCTCCGCCTCGCGGCGCTTATCCTCGCGCACCCGTTCGAAGGCCCGCTCGGTGACCTCGGGATCGCGCCGATTGGGGATAAACGCGCTCATCCCCCCGATCGCATGCGCCCCGCGGCGGTGGCATGTGGCCACCAGCAGATCGGTATAGGCCCGCATAAACGGCACCGTCATGGTGATCTTCTCGCGGTCGGGGAGGAGGAACTCGCCACCGCGGGAGCGGAAGGTCTTGATCAGGCTGAAGATATAGTCCCAGCGCCCGGCGTTAAGGCCCGCGCAGTGCTCGCGCAGCTCATAAAGAATCTCCTCCATCTCGAAGGCGGCGGTGATGGTTTCGATCAGGACGGTGGCCCGGATGATGCCATGGGGCAGGCCCAGCGCATTCTCCGAGAAGGTGAAGATATCGTCCCAGAGCCGCGCCTCCAGATGGTTTTCGATCTTCGGGAGATAAAAATAGGGCCCGCGGCCGCCGTCGATCAGGGCCCGCGCATTATGGAATAGGTAGAGCCCAAAATCCCAGAGCGAGGCGGAGGCGGAGGATTCGATGCCCGCCCGGTCGGTGAAGAGTACGTGCTTTTCCACGAGGTGCCAGCCGCGCGGACGCAGGATGATCGTGGGGGTATTCTCCCCCACCCGATATTCCTTGCCCTCGGGGCTGGTGAAGTCGATCCTGCCGCGGATTGCATCGTGGAGCGAAACCTGCCCGCCCATTATGTTTTCCCAGGTGGGGCTCGTGGCGTCCTCCAGATCGGCGAGCCAGCCGCGCGCCCCGGAGTTCAGGGCGTTAATGGTCATCTTGCGATCGGTGGGGCCGGTGATCTCCACGCGCCGGTCCTCGAGCCCGGGCCCCGCCCCGGCCACCCGCCAGCGCGGATCCTCGCGGACCGCCGCGGTCTCGGGCAGGAAGCGCAGGTTGCGGCCATTGGCCACGGCCTCGCGGGCTCCCATTCTTGCGCGCAGCCGCTCGTGGCGGCGACCGGCAAAATGATCGTGCAGCCGGGCCACAAAATCCAGTGCGTCATCGCCGAGGATCCGGTTGAAGTCCTCGGTGCGCTCACCGAGGACGGTGATGCGGGTATAAGCGGTCATGATCGGAGCCTTTCGGTGAGTTAGAACTGTTCGGATTCGGTGGAGCCCACAAGGGCCAGGGTGACGCTTTCGGGGTTGAGTGCCGTGGCGATGCGATCAAAATAGCCGGTGCCCACCTCGCGCTGATGCCGGGTGGCGGTATAGCCATCGGCCTCGGAGGCAAACTCGGCCTCCTGGAGTTCCACATAGGCGCTCATTTGGCGCTCGTGATAGCCGCGGGAGAGCGTATACATGGAGTGGTTCAGCGAGTGGAAACCGGCCAGGGTGATGAACTGGAACGCATAGCCCATCGCGGCCAGTTCGCGCTGGAAACTCGCGATCTGGGTATCGTCGAGATGGCTCTTCCAGTTGAAGGAGGGCGAGCAGTTATAGGCGAGCTTTTTCCCCGGGAACTCGGCATGGATGCTCTCGGCAAAGCGCCGCGCGAGCTCCAGATCGGGCTCGGCCGATTCCACCCAGAGCAGATCGGCATAGGGGGCATAGGCGTGGCCTCGGGCGAGGACGGTATTAATGCCGGGGGTGGTCTCATAAAAGCCCTCGGCCGTGCGCCCGCCACTCAGGAACGGCCGATCGCGCGCATCCACATCGCTGGTGATCAGATTGGCCGCGAGTGAATCGGTGCGGGCGATGATGATGCTGGGCACCCCGGCCGCATCGGCGGCGAGGCGTGCGGCGTTGAGCGTACGGATATGCTGCGCGGTGGGCACCAAAACCTTGCCCCCCATATGTCCACATTTTTTCTCGCTCGCGAGCTGATCCTCCCAGTGCACCCCGGCCGCGCCGGCCGCGATCATCGAGGACATCAGCTCATAGGCGTTGAGCGGCCCCCCAAATCCGGCCTCGGCATCGGCCACGATCGGGGCGAGCCACTCGCGTGCGGTGCTGCCCTCGGCGGTATCGATCTGATCGGCCCGCAGCAGCGCGTTATTAATGCGGCGCACCACCTGCGGCACGGAATTGGCCGGATAGAGGCTCTGATCGGGATAGGTCTGCCCCGAGAGGTTGGCATCGGCGGCCACCTGCCAGCCGGAGAGATAGATGGCCTCCAGCCCGGCTCGCACCTGCTGCACCGCCTGGTTGCCGGTCAGGGCGCCGAGGGCGTGTACCCAGGAGCCGTCCGTGCGGTTGATGAGGTTCCATAGGTTTTCCGCGCCGCGACGGGCGAGCGTGTGTTCCTCGCCCACGGTGCCGCGCAGGGCTACCACGTCCTCCGCCGAATAATCGCGGCGGATTCCGTTCCAGCGGGCCTCGGTTTTCCAGGCGGTCTCAAGCTGCTCTGCGGTCTGGTTTTGGTCTCCGGGACGGGTATTCATGGGGAGCTCCTTTGCTTGACTGATGGGGTGTTCTGTGTCCACTCTCCGCCCGGGAGGGCCGCGGTGACCCCACCATCTCGCTAAAACTTGGCGGGTTATTCTGGCCCTCAGATTTTCTGCAGTGGCGCGATACGCCCGTGATCCGGCGGCGGGCGGCGGCCTCCCCGAAATCGCGGGCGGCACCCCGGGTGGCGGCGGCGCGGCCGGAAAACCCGCGGGAGGCCGCACCCCGGATCCCGCCCACACTCACAGAAAAAAACAGCTATTTCTATTTCGCGCAAGAACTCGCAATGTCACACTGGGGGAAGTCACCCGCGCCCGCCGCGCCGGGACGAGGATGGAGCCATGTACGATCCCCTGATCATCGGCCACCGCGTGCGCCAGCTCCGCCTCGACCGCGGGCTCACGGTGGCCGAGCTGGGCACCCGCATCGGCCGCGCAGCCTCGCAGGTTTCGGTGATCGAAAATGGCCGCCGCGATCTGCGGCTCGCGGAGATCCAACGCCTCGCGCAAGCGCTCGAGGTGGAGCCCGCCGAGCTGCTCAGTCCCGAGGCCCCCAGCCCCCGCGCCGCGCTTGAGATCGCCCTCGAGCGCGCCCAGCGCGGGCCGCTCTATTCCTCACTGGGCCTCCCCCCGCTTCCCGCGCGCAAAACCCTCAGCGATGAGGCGATCAGCACCATCCTCGGGCTGCACGACGCACTCACCACCGTCTATACCGAGCGTGCCGCGACCCCCGAGGAGGCCCGCCGGGCCAATACCGAGCTGCGCCGCACGATGCGCGCGCGCTCAAATCACTATCCCGAGCTGGAGGAGGTGGCCGCGGGTCTGCTGCGCGCAATCGGCCACGACGGGGGCCCACTCACCCAGCGCAGCACCACCGACCTCGCCGGCCACCTCGGCTTCAGCCTGCATACGGTTAACGACCTGCCCTCCTCCACCCGCTCGGTCACCGACCTGGCCAATGGCCGCCTCTATGTCTCCCCCGCGCTCTCCCCCGATGCCGATCCGCGCTCGGTCATCCTGCAGGCCCTCGCCGCGCACGTCCTGCACCACCGCGAGCCGCATAATTACGATGACTTCCTGCGCCAGCGGGTCGAGGCCAATTACCTGGCCGGGGCGCTCCTGATTCCCGAGCCCGGGGCCGTGGAGTTTCTGGGCGCGGCCCGGGAGGCCCGCGCCCTCTCCATCGAGGATCTGCGCGATGCATTTGCGGTGAGCTATGAAACCGCCGCGCATCGCTTCACCAATCTGGCCAGCACCCACCTGGACATCCCGGTGCACTTCCTGAAGGTGCACTCCAGCGGCGTGGTCCATAAGGCCTATGAAAACGATGCCGTGCAGTTTCCCACCGATGCGCTGGGCGCGGTGGAGGGACAGATAGTATGCCGCAGGTGGAGCGCCCGCCAGGTATTTGGGGCCGAGGATCGCTTCAGCCCCTATTATCAGTACACCGATAAACCCGCGGGCACCTACTGGTGCACCTCGCAGATTCAGGCCACCTCGCAGGGCCAGTTTTCCATCAGCGTGGGCACCGATTTTGCGCATTCGCGCTGGTTTCGGGGGCGCGAGACCGAGGTGCGCTTTGCCTCGCGCTGTCCCGATCCGCAGTGCTGCCGCACCCCGCCCGCGGAGCTCGCCCAAAAATGGGAAAATAACGCCTTTCCGAGTGCGCGCCTAAACTCCTCGCTGCTGGCCACGATGCCCACCGAGATGTTCTCGGGCGTGGACCGGCCCGAGGTGGTGGCGTTTTTGGAACGCCACGATCCGCGCGAAACTGCGCCGGATTCCCCATAGCCTCCGCAAAACACCGCGGGCGTTTAGCCCCCGAGGGGAGCCAAACGCCCGCGGCATTTCCGGGGTGATGCGGCCTAGGCCTCGGCCACCGGGGACCCCTCGGTCACGGTAATCGCGCCGGTCGCGGGGGCCGCACCGTCGTCGATTGCACCCGAGAACTGGGTCATATACAGATCGTAATAGGCACCCTTGGCCTCAAGCAGCTGGGCGTGTGAGCCCTGCTCCACGATGCGGCCCGCCTCCATCACCAGGATGGTATTGGCATCGCGGATCGTGGACAGGCGGTGCGCGATCACAAACGAGGTGCGGTCGTGACGCAGCGCCGCCATGGCCTGCTGTACCAGCAGCTCCGTGCGGGTATCCACCGAGGAGGTGGCCTCGTCCAGGATCAGCAGAGACGGCTGCGCGAGGAAGGCCCGCGCAATCGTGATCAGCTGCTTCTCGCCGGCCGAAACATTACCGCCCTCGTTATCGATCACGGTGTCATAGCCATCGGGCAGCTGGCGCACAAAGCGGTCCACAAAGGTGGCCTGCGCGGCCGCGATGATCTCCTCCTCCGTGGCGTCCAGGCGTCCATAGCGAATATTCTCGCGAATGCTGCCCTCAAAGAGCCAGGCATCCTGCAACACCATGCCCACCTTGGAACGCAGATCGTGCCGCGAGACCCGGGTGATATCGGTGCCGTCCACGAGGATGCGACCCGATTGCAGCTCATAAAAGCGCATCACGAGGTTCACCAGCGTGGTTTTACCCGCACCCGTGGGCCCCACGATGGCGATGGTATGCCCGGGCTGGGCCTCAAAGGAGAGGTCCTCGATCAGCGGGTTCTCCGGGTTATAGGAGAACGTGACGTTTTCGAATTCCACGTGTCCATCGGCGCGGGCGGGCAGCTCGGCGGTGGCGATATCCGGGGTCTGCTCCTCGGCATCCAGCAGCTCAAACGTGCGCTCGGCGCTGGCCACACCCGATTGCAGCATATTGGCCATGCCGGCAATCTGGCTCAGCGGCTGCGTGAACTCACGCGAGTACTGGATAAACGCCACGGCGTCTCCCAGGCTCATCTGCCCGGTGGCGACCCGCAGGCCACCCACCACCGCGATGCCCACATAGGACAGATAGGAGACAAACTGCATCGCCGGCATGATCATGCCTGAGACAAACTGGGCACCAAACGAGGCCTTATAGAGCTCCGTATTGCGCTCGTCGAAGGTCTCCATCATGTCCTTCTGGCGACCAAAAACGGTGACCAGGTCGTGACCGGAGAAGGACTCCTCGATCTGGCCGTTCAGCCGCCCGGTGTTTTTCCACTGGGCCGCAAAAAGCTTCTGGGAGCGCACACCGATCACGCCGGCCACGATGGCCGAGAGCGGGAGTGCCACCAGGGCGATCAGGGCAAGCTGCCAGGACACGATGAACATCATGATCACGATGCCCACCACGGTCAGGGCCGCCTGGATCAGCTGGGCAAACGCCTGTTGCAGGGCGTTTTGGATATTATCCACATCGTTGGTGACGCGGGAGAGCAGATCGCCGCGCTGCCGGGTATCAAAATAGTTCAGCGGCAGCTTATTCAGCTTGGCTTCCACATCGCGGCGCAGCTTAAACACCGAGCTCATCACGAGCTTATTGAGGATATAGCCCTGGGCCCACATGAAGATGGACGCCACCAGATACATCAGCAATACGAGGAAGATGATGCGGCTCAGGCTCGCAAAATCGATGCCCTCACCGGGAACGATATTGAGCTTTTCGAGCTGCGCGGCACGGTCGTTTTCGCCCGCTGCACGCAGCCCGGCGATGACCGCCTCCTTGCTCTGCCCGGCGGGCAGGAGCTTGGAGATCACGCCGGTATTGATGACGTCAAATGCCATACCTAGAATCTTCGGGGCGATCACGCTGAGCACCACCGAGATCACCACCATGCCCACCACGATGCTCACGCCGAGGCGCTGCGTGGAGAGCAGGCCCATCAGGCGCTTGGCGGAGGGCCAAAAATGCTTGGCCTTTTTGGGCGGCGCACCGCCTCCGAACATATCGTCGCTTCCGCCGGCGGTGAGCTCACGCTCGTCAAATTCCTCCTCGATAATGGTTTCCACTACCGGATCCTGGGGTTTTTTAGCCATGGTTATGCCACCTCCTCAACGCTCAGCTGCGAATGAACGATCTCGCGATAGGTCTCATTGCTTTCCAGGAGCTCCTCATGGGTACCTCGACCCACGATCGCGCCATCGTCCATGACGATGATCTGGTCGGCATCGGTGATGGTGGACACCCGCTGCGCCACGATGATCACGGTGGCCCCGCGGGTCTCGGGCTTCAGCGCCGCCCGCAGGCGGGCATCGGTGGCCACATCCAGCGCGGAGAACGAGTCGTCAAAAAGATAAACGGCGGGCTTGACCACGAGTGCCCGGGCGATACACAGCCGCTGGCGCTGACCGCCCGAGACATTGGTGCCGCCCTGGGAAATCGGGGTTTCCAGGCCCTCCTCCTTGGCGCGCACAAAATCGGCGCCCTGGGCCACGGTGAGCGCATGCCATACCTCGTCATCGCTCGCCTCGGCCTTGCCAAAGCGCAGGTTGCTGGCCACGGTACCCGAGAACAGGAACGGGCGCTGCGGCACGATTGATACCCGCTCGGAGAGCTGGGCGCGGGAGTGCTCCCGCACGGGCACGCCGTCGATCAGGACCTCGCCCGCGCTGGTGTCATAGAGCCGCGGGATGAGGTTCAGCAGGGTGGTTTTACCGGAACCGGTGGATCCGATAATGGCGGTGGTCTGCCCGGGCTCGGCGGTGAAGCTCAGGCCCGAGAGCACGGGCTTTTCCGCGCCCGGATAGCCGAAGCTCACATCGCGGAACTCCACCACGCCGCGGGTCTCGGGAAGCTCGCGCTCCCGCTCGGCATCGTGCATTCCGGGCTCCACGTCCAGGACCTCGCCGATGCGCTCGGCACAGACCACGGCGCGCGGAATCATCATGACCATAAACGTGCCCATCATGACCGCGGCGAGAATCTGCAGCAGATACTGCAGGAAGGCTGTGAGGGAACCCACCTCGATATTGCCCGCGTCCACGCGGTGCCCACCGAACCACAGCACCGCGGCGGTGGCCACGTGCAGGATCATGCCAATCAGCGGGAACATCAGGACAAACAGGGCACCCACCTTGAGGGATACCTGGGTGATGGCCTGGTTGGCATCGCCGAAGCGCTCGGTCTCGAAGCGCTCGCGCACAAACGCACGCACCACGCGGATACCGATGATCTGCTCGCGCAGCACGCCGTTGATGTTGTCGATCTTTTCCTGCATCGAGCGGAACAGGGGCATGAGGCGAACAACCAGCAGGCCCACCACGGCGATCAGGACCGGCACCGAGACCCAGACCAGCCAGGACAGGCCGGCGTCCTCGCGCAGCGCCATGATGATGCCGCCGATGCACATGATCGGGGTGGATACCATGAAGTTCAGCGTCATCAGCAGGAGCATCTGCACCTGCTGGACGTCGTTGGTACCGCGGGTGATCAGCGTGGGGGCACCAAAGGTGCCCATCTCCTGGGCGCTAAACTCGCCGACCTGGGAGAAGACGCCGCGCCGCAGATCGCGGCCCACGGCCATGGCCGTCTTGGCGCCAAAATAAACGCCACCGATCGCGGCCACCACCTGCACGAGGCATACGGCCAGCATCAGGGCGCCGGTATTCCAGATGAAGTTGGTATCACCCTGGGCCACGCCGCGATCGATGATCTGGGCGTTCAGGCTGGGCAGGTAGAGCGCGGCTATGGTAGCCACGAGTTGAAGAACGACAACGGCAATAATCCACGCCTTATAGGGGCGCGAGTATTGCAGGAGGAGTCGCAAGAGCATGTAATAACCATCCTGGTTTGGTTCAGGCAACGTATGAATCCATGGGCGCAACTCCCACGGGGGTGTTTATCGTAGCGCGGGCCGCCGACGCGGAACATCCCCCTCGGGGCTGATCTTTGGGGGCCACGGGGCGAAAGCCTACCCCCGTTCGGGAGCGATGGTATGCCCGGCTCCGATATCGCACGCTTTCGGGCGGGATGCCGGTCCCGCCCGGGGCCCCCGGATGGGGCCGTCGAGGGGGTACTGTGTGTTCATGCGATTAGGTGTGCTTGACGTCGGTTCCAATACCGTTCATCTGTTGGTGGTGGACGCGCATCCGGGCGCGGGCCCGGTTCCCACCACGGATCATAAATCGGTATTGCGCCTGATGCGTTATATCCAGGCCGATGGGTCGATCAGCGAGATCGGCGTGCGCGCCCTGATCGAGGCCGTGCGCACGGGGGCCGAGGTGGCCGCCGCCCAGAATATTGATCACCTGCTGCCGATGGCCACCTCCGCGATCCGCGAGGCGAGCAACGGCGAGGCCGTCTTGGAGCGCATCGCCACCGAGACCGGGATCACCCTTCAGGTGCTCAGCGGCGAGGAGGAGGCCCGGCTCACCTTCCTCGCGATCCGGCGCTGGTACGGCTGGTCCGCGGGCAATATTTTGGTCTTTGATATCGGCGGCGGCTCGCTGGAAATCAGCCAGGGCAGCGATGAATATCCCGATGTGGCCGTGAGCCTCCCGCTCGGCGCGGGACGCACCACCGTATCCTTCCTGCACGATGATCCCCCCACCGAGGAGCAGACACTGGGCCTTGCCGAGCATGCCCACTCCGTGATCTCCTCCGTGCTTCCACTTTTTGCCGGGCAGCCGGTCCCGGATCATATCGTGGGTTCCTCCAAGACCATCCGCTCGCTCGCGAAACTCGCGGGACGCACCAGCGAGGGAATCGGCGCGGATGATCGCACCCACCTGAGCCTCAAAAAGCTCTCCGGCTGGGTGCCGCGCGTGGCCCAGATTCCCGCCTCGGCCCGGCACGCCCTCCCCGGCATCACCGAGGACCGGGCGTTTCAGATCGCCGCGGGCGGCATCGTGCTGCGCGAGGCGATGACCGTGCTCCAGGCGCCGCGCCTCGAGGTCTCCCCCTGGGCGCTGCGCGAGGGCGTCATCATGCGCTATCTGGATCAGCTCGACTAGGAGGCGTGGGATTCGATAAACGCGCGCAGCTCGTTCACCTCAAGCGGGGACCCCGAATAGGCCTCGCCGTTCACGAGGATCGTGGGCACCGACTTCAGCGGGCTGCCGGTGCCGGGCAGCGGCTGGGTGCGCGCGAGTTCCGCCTGGGCCTCGGCCCAGGGCAGATAGGTGCCCGCCTGCACGCAGGAGCGCACGCCGTCCATATCGAGTACCCCGGCGTTCTCCGCAAACGTGAGCATCTCCGATACCGGAATATCGCGCATATTATCGGGGTCCTGGGCGTGGAACATCGCGTTATGGAAGGCCGGGAAGGCCGTAACATCCGCATCGGCCACGCAGCCGGCCACGGCCACGCCATTGCGCGAGAGCGAATCGGCCCCGCCGAGGATCGCCACCGGGTGATAGCGCAGCGAGATGGCATCATCCGCTACCGCCCGATCCAGATAATCGGACACGGCAATATCCATCGCGGCACACCAGTGGCAGGCATAATCGGCGTAGATCTCCACATCGGGCACACCCGCGGCGCCGGGCTCCGCCCCCACCCGCATTTCCACGGGGGCGGCGGGCGCGGCACCCGCGGGGCTCGCGGCCGGTTCCGGGGTGGACGCGCCACAGCCGGAGAGGCCCAGGGCCAGGGCCGCCGCGGCAAGAAGAACTCCCCCGCGACGCAGCTGGCGGGCAATATGTGGGGTACGGGCGGGGCTCATGGTCATGATGATGGATTCTCCCTGGACCGGAGGCCGGGATCGCGGCGCTCCGGAATGCTGTGTGCCTCTCGCGCGAAATCGGCCGATGCCGCGCACGGCCGAGACCCCGTGGCCTGACCGATCGGCCCAACCCCGGCGGCCCGGTGCCTGCCGCACGCCCAGCCTAACAAGCCTTTTCCGGGAGATACCCGGGCTGGCGGAAGGGGAATCACGGACGGACGCGGCCGCCGCGGCTCAGGCCGCGGCGGGCTCCAGGCGGCGCGCACGCAGCGAGACCACCGCGGCCTGGGCGAGTAATACCGGGCCAAAATAGAGCGTCAGGGTGGCCATACCCAGCCCCGGGGTGATCAGCGCATCCATGAGCAGGTGCTGGGCGATACCCACGATCCAGAGCGCGGCGGTGAGCCAGGTGCCGCGAATATAGAGCCGGTCCTCGCGCGGGAAAAAATTAATCGTCCGGGCACGCACCGTGGCGAGGCCCATACCGATCAGCAGGCTCAGCGCCAGCAGGGCAAAATCGACCGCGTTCAGGGGGTGCGTCTGCAGGAACGGCAGGGCCTGGAATATCCCGCCCACGATCAGCGCGATGCCGATCATTGAGCGCCGCCGCAGCGAGCGCAGGGGCCGCAACCGCAGCTGGTTGGTCAGGAGCCAGGCCAGAATCAAAATGCTGAGAATACCGCTAATCAGGGTTGTAGAAGTCATGTCTTTAGGATCGCCCCGGACCCGGGTGGTGCACATCGGCCGGCGGGGTGGAGAAAAGGGTGGAGATCGCCGATCACGCCTAGACTGGGCCTCATCACTCGCGCGAAAGGACCACGATGCCCGGCACCCTCCTCCTCGGCGGCAACGGAATGCTCGGGCGCGCAATCGCCCGGGCACTGCTCACCGAGGGCCACGCGGTGACAGCCCTCGCCCGCGGGGACAGCGGGGAGTTTCCGGAGGGTGTGGAGCCGCTGCGGATCAACCGCAGCGATCCCCGCGCCTATGACCGCGTGGCGCGCCACGACTGGGACGCCGTGATCGAGCTGGCGCTGGAGCCCGCGCTGGTGGCCGGTGCGCTCGCCGCGCTCGCGCCGCGCGCCCGGCACTGGACGTTTATCTCCAGCGTGTCCGTCTACGCCGAGAACTCCACCCCGGGAGCCACCGAGCTCGCGCGCATCGTGGCCGCCGATCCGGCGGGAGACTATGCCGCCCGGAAGGCACACGGCGAGGCGCTGACCCGGGCGGCGCTCGGGGAGCGGGCGCTGATAGCCCGCCCCGGACTGATCGCGGGCGGGGAGGATCCCTCGGATCGTTTTGGCTACTGGGTGGGAAGATTTGCGCTGGCCGGGGCCGGTCCCGTGCTCATCCCCGATACCGCCGGGCGTTTTGCGCAGGCGATCGACGCGGAGGACCTCGCGGGCTGGGTGGCCCGCTCGGGGCGGCGCGGCACCACGGGAATCATCAACGCCGTGGGCCATGCGCTTCCGCTGGCCGATTTTTTGATGCTCGCGCGGGCGGTCGCGGGCCATAGCGGCCCCGTGATCACCGTTTCCGATGAGCGGCTGCTCGCGGAGGGTATCGGCTATTGGGCCGGTCCGCGCTCGCTGCCGCTCTGGCTTCCGCGCGCGGATGCCGGATTTTCGCTGCGCAGCAATACCCGGTTTCGGCGCTCCGAGGGCACCCTGCGCCCCGTGAGCGATACCCTGCGGGGTGCCCTCGTGGGCGAGCTGCGGCGCGGGCTGGACCGGGCCCCGCGCCGGGCCGGGCTCACCCGCGCCGAGGAGCTGGCGCTGCTGCCCGGGGTGGAACCGCGGGCCTAGGCCACCGCGGGTTCCTCATCGCGGTTAATGCCGTGTACATGGCCGGTATTGCCATCGCTCCAATAGCCGATCGCGTTATGGCTATCGCGGGACATTCCGCGCTCGCGCCGCAGGTGTTTGCGGATCGCGCGGCTCGCGGAGGCCTCGCAGGCGACCCAGGCGTAAATATCGCCCTCGGGGAACTCCGGGAGCGCGGCCACGGCCTCCGCCAGGGCGCTGGGTGAGGTGCCCAGGCCCGAGCCGTAGAGCCAGGTATATTCCACATCGCCCTGGGTGACCAGGGTTTGGCGATCCTCGGGGGTCTGCACCTCAATGATTGCATGCGCGCGCTCCCCCGGCGCCAGGCCCTCAACGATGCGGCCTAGCCCGGGCAGGCCGGTGGCATCGGCCACAAGCAGCTGCCAGTCGCGGACCTGCTCGCGGCGATAGTGCGCCCGCGCGGGACCCTCGGCAAATAGGCCGAGGATATGACCGGGCTCGGCGCGCGAGGCCCAGTCGGAGGCGAGGCCACCCTCGTGCACCACAAAATCGATAAAGACCAGGCGGCCCTCGTTTTCCACGCGGCGCACCGTATAGTGCCGCCACGGCGGCTCGGTGCCGCCCAGCACGCCCTCGCCGTAGCCCTCCTGGTTAAAGTAGGCCACATCGGCGATGGTCTCGCCCGGAACGGGGAATGCCACGTCCACGCGCTCGTCGCCCCAACCATCGGTATTCCAGGTCCAGCCGCCGATCGGCTCCATGCCAATGCGGATCATATGTGGCGTGATGGTTTCCACGGAGACGACGCGGGCGGACTCACAAAAGGACATGACTACTCCAGAACTCGGGGCGCAAAAGAATAGGTAAGCCTATGCTCACCACTCTTCGAGAATAGCGGGGTGATAATCCGCCCGTCGGTCAGATGCTGTTGCGCACCGGACAGCGCTGCCCGTATCGCCGCGGGGCGCGCGCGGCTAGGCTGGGGTCATGACCGAGACTTTCGCCAATGAGACCGGGCGCGGGCGCTATACCCTGCACACCGGGGGCGTATTGGCCGCCACCCTCGCCTATACGGTGCGCGAGAATACGGTGTTTTTTACGTATAGTTTCACCGATCCGGCCTATCGGGGCCGCGGCCTCGCGGCCCGGCTGGTGGAGTTTGCCACCGCGGATGTGGCCGCGGATCCCGCCCGCCGGATCGTGCCCACGTGCGGTTATGTGCGCGGCTGGTTTGCCGAACATCCCGAGCACGCAGGGCTCCTGGCCGAGGCCTAGGGGCCCTCGGGGAGTGGGATGCCGCGCAGCTGCGCGAGCTCCCGCGAGGCCAGTTCGCCGGCATCACCGGGGAGGCATCCGGTCTGCGCCTCGATGCGCACGGGGCTTGCCTCTCCCTCGGCCGTGAGCCGGATCCGCGCGCCGTCCTCGGCCGTGGCGCTCACGCTGATATGCCCGGCGGCGAAGCTTGTGCGCACCACCCGCAGCCCGCGTTCCTTCAGCAGCGACACCACGCGATCGGCCGCCTCGGCGGTGCCACCACCGGGGGCCTGCGCCA encodes the following:
- the aceB gene encoding malate synthase A; translated protein: MTAYTRITVLGERTEDFNRILGDDALDFVARLHDHFAGRRHERLRARMGAREAVANGRNLRFLPETAAVREDPRWRVAGAGPGLEDRRVEITGPTDRKMTINALNSGARGWLADLEDATSPTWENIMGGQVSLHDAIRGRIDFTSPEGKEYRVGENTPTIILRPRGWHLVEKHVLFTDRAGIESSASASLWDFGLYLFHNARALIDGGRGPYFYLPKIENHLEARLWDDIFTFSENALGLPHGIIRATVLIETITAAFEMEEILYELREHCAGLNAGRWDYIFSLIKTFRSRGGEFLLPDREKITMTVPFMRAYTDLLVATCHRRGAHAIGGMSAFIPNRRDPEVTERAFERVREDKRREAEAGFDGTWVAHPDLVPIAEEEFTRVLGSRPNQLEVLREDVRISAPDLLNMAGIDRAVSDAGVRGNVSVALRYLESWLRGIGAAAIDNLMEDAATAEISRSQLWQWIHYGVITTEGTPITREWVAALLAEESATLGEAAGAGNRFAEAAGLVRAVALEEDFPTFLTIAAYTQYLVAVPEAVAA
- the aceA gene encoding isocitrate lyase — encoded protein: MNTRPGDQNQTAEQLETAWKTEARWNGIRRDYSAEDVVALRGTVGEEHTLARRGAENLWNLINRTDGSWVHALGALTGNQAVQQVRAGLEAIYLSGWQVAADANLSGQTYPDQSLYPANSVPQVVRRINNALLRADQIDTAEGSTAREWLAPIVADAEAGFGGPLNAYELMSSMIAAGAAGVHWEDQLASEKKCGHMGGKVLVPTAQHIRTLNAARLAADAAGVPSIIIARTDSLAANLITSDVDARDRPFLSGGRTAEGFYETTPGINTVLARGHAYAPYADLLWVESAEPDLELARRFAESIHAEFPGKKLAYNCSPSFNWKSHLDDTQIASFQRELAAMGYAFQFITLAGFHSLNHSMYTLSRGYHERQMSAYVELQEAEFASEADGYTATRHQREVGTGYFDRIATALNPESVTLALVGSTESEQF
- a CDS encoding helix-turn-helix transcriptional regulator, which codes for MYDPLIIGHRVRQLRLDRGLTVAELGTRIGRAASQVSVIENGRRDLRLAEIQRLAQALEVEPAELLSPEAPSPRAALEIALERAQRGPLYSSLGLPPLPARKTLSDEAISTILGLHDALTTVYTERAATPEEARRANTELRRTMRARSNHYPELEEVAAGLLRAIGHDGGPLTQRSTTDLAGHLGFSLHTVNDLPSSTRSVTDLANGRLYVSPALSPDADPRSVILQALAAHVLHHREPHNYDDFLRQRVEANYLAGALLIPEPGAVEFLGAAREARALSIEDLRDAFAVSYETAAHRFTNLASTHLDIPVHFLKVHSSGVVHKAYENDAVQFPTDALGAVEGQIVCRRWSARQVFGAEDRFSPYYQYTDKPAGTYWCTSQIQATSQGQFSISVGTDFAHSRWFRGRETEVRFASRCPDPQCCRTPPAELAQKWENNAFPSARLNSSLLATMPTEMFSGVDRPEVVAFLERHDPRETAPDSP
- a CDS encoding ABC transporter ATP-binding protein; this encodes MAKKPQDPVVETIIEEEFDERELTAGGSDDMFGGGAPPKKAKHFWPSAKRLMGLLSTQRLGVSIVVGMVVISVVLSVIAPKILGMAFDVINTGVISKLLPAGQSKEAVIAGLRAAGENDRAAQLEKLNIVPGEGIDFASLSRIIFLVLLMYLVASIFMWAQGYILNKLVMSSVFKLRRDVEAKLNKLPLNYFDTRQRGDLLSRVTNDVDNIQNALQQAFAQLIQAALTVVGIVIMMFIVSWQLALIALVALPLSAIVAGVIGVRSQKLFAAQWKNTGRLNGQIEESFSGHDLVTVFGRQKDMMETFDERNTELYKASFGAQFVSGMIMPAMQFVSYLSYVGIAVVGGLRVATGQMSLGDAVAFIQYSREFTQPLSQIAGMANMLQSGVASAERTFELLDAEEQTPDIATAELPARADGHVEFENVTFSYNPENPLIEDLSFEAQPGHTIAIVGPTGAGKTTLVNLVMRFYELQSGRILVDGTDITRVSRHDLRSKVGMVLQDAWLFEGSIRENIRYGRLDATEEEIIAAAQATFVDRFVRQLPDGYDTVIDNEGGNVSAGEKQLITIARAFLAQPSLLILDEATSSVDTRTELLVQQAMAALRHDRTSFVIAHRLSTIRDANTILVMEAGRIVEQGSHAQLLEAKGAYYDLYMTQFSGAIDDGAAPATGAITVTEGSPVAEA